One window from the genome of Pseudobacteriovorax antillogorgiicola encodes:
- a CDS encoding TIGR02147 family protein, with translation MALRTGKKLIKEFCRDNPVTAYLDCIQYIEKIYESVKAQSESYSYIQFATDLGFSGTNVIHQIVRGYRKLTLKSAKKICIALDLKSTQKKYFETLVEYRNEISGIKRDEIFTRLVALKMDVLESEQDRRWLEFFSVWYHPIVLEVLQLDQCRNDLNWIASQVNPSIKIKQVEESVALLENLGLIEFDAEANRYKPQKTTITSGHEVTGIGFIRYHQRMIELAKDSITRVSHEQRDISSVTFSCDEQTLQEVKTLIHDFNEALQARLESVENKKKVVQLNVQLFPVSHLDN, from the coding sequence ATGGCATTGCGAACAGGCAAGAAATTAATCAAGGAATTCTGCAGGGATAACCCCGTTACAGCGTATCTTGATTGCATACAATATATAGAGAAGATCTACGAGTCGGTTAAGGCCCAATCTGAAAGCTATTCTTATATCCAATTTGCAACAGATTTGGGTTTCTCAGGAACCAACGTGATCCACCAAATTGTAAGAGGTTACCGGAAACTCACACTCAAGTCAGCAAAAAAGATATGTATTGCTCTTGACTTAAAGAGTACCCAGAAAAAGTACTTTGAGACTTTGGTGGAGTATCGCAATGAGATTTCAGGTATCAAGCGGGATGAGATCTTCACCAGGCTGGTTGCCTTGAAAATGGATGTTCTCGAATCCGAGCAAGATCGCAGGTGGCTTGAGTTCTTTAGTGTTTGGTATCACCCCATTGTCCTTGAAGTCCTTCAACTAGATCAATGTAGGAATGATCTGAACTGGATTGCTTCCCAGGTTAATCCAAGTATTAAAATTAAGCAGGTTGAAGAAAGTGTTGCACTTCTTGAGAACCTTGGACTCATCGAATTTGATGCTGAAGCAAATCGTTACAAGCCTCAAAAGACCACGATTACTAGTGGTCATGAAGTTACTGGAATTGGCTTTATAAGATATCACCAGAGAATGATTGAGCTAGCCAAAGACTCCATTACAAGAGTCAGCCACGAACAGCGTGACATTAGTTCTGTCACTTTTAGCTGTGATGAACAAACACTTCAAGAGGTAAAGACATTGATTCACGATTTCAACGAAGCCCTTCAGGCTAGGCTGGAATCTGTAGAGAATAAGAAGAAGGTCGTTCAACTTAACGTTCAATTATTTCCCGTGAGTCATTTAGATAACTGA